A genomic region of Thiohalophilus sp. contains the following coding sequences:
- a CDS encoding tetratricopeptide repeat protein → MSETPDSPYILSADGENFAARVLENSHQGPVLVNFCSPGATVCTDLSPVLEKVVQQYEGRALLVTIDLDAEPALARRYGVISVPTLKLFRRGEVVVSRHGYQPEQAVRRLLDHYVARESDLALADAVDLYARGEQQAAYETIAEAVANDHDNPRLPLTLCKLLKHEQRYADALKVLDSLPDYHAEHPEIRRLHDQLTFFAERDPDQDCASLQAQLSEAPGALEIRRQLVAHHVVSEDYASALQELGTIFEQSPDFEEGYAAQAMRRIFNLLGEAHSLVLAYRRYLH, encoded by the coding sequence ATGAGCGAGACGCCTGATTCCCCCTACATCCTGAGCGCCGATGGCGAGAATTTTGCCGCGCGCGTGCTGGAAAACTCCCATCAGGGACCGGTGCTGGTCAACTTCTGCTCGCCCGGCGCAACCGTCTGTACAGATCTGTCGCCGGTGCTGGAGAAGGTGGTACAGCAGTACGAGGGCCGTGCCCTGCTGGTCACCATCGATCTGGATGCCGAACCGGCGCTGGCCCGCCGTTACGGCGTTATCAGCGTTCCGACCCTGAAACTGTTTCGCCGCGGTGAGGTGGTGGTCAGCCGACACGGCTACCAGCCGGAACAGGCCGTGCGCCGGCTGCTGGATCACTACGTGGCCCGGGAGTCGGATCTGGCGCTGGCCGACGCGGTCGATCTGTATGCCCGTGGTGAGCAACAGGCCGCTTACGAGACGATTGCCGAAGCCGTGGCGAACGATCATGACAACCCGCGCCTGCCGTTGACCCTGTGCAAACTGCTCAAGCATGAGCAACGCTACGCGGACGCACTGAAGGTCCTGGACAGCCTGCCCGATTATCACGCCGAACACCCGGAAATTCGCCGCCTGCACGATCAGCTGACGTTTTTTGCCGAGCGTGATCCCGATCAGGACTGTGCCAGCCTGCAAGCGCAGCTGAGCGAGGCGCCGGGCGCGCTGGAAATACGCCGGCAGCTGGTGGCTCACCACGTAGTAAGCGAAGACTACGCCTCGGCGCTGCAGGAATTGGGGACTATTTTCGAGCAGTCCCCTGACTTTGAAGAGGGGTACGCCGCGCAGGCCATGCGACGCATTTTCAACCTGCTGGGGGAAGCGCACTCGCTTGTCCTGGCGTATCGCCGCTATTTGCACTGA
- the fusA gene encoding elongation factor G: MIDLSKYRNIGIFAHVDAGKTTTTERILKLSGKIHKLGEVHDGESTMDFMDQESERGITIQSAATSCAWKDHRLNIIDTPGHVDFTIEVYRSLKVLDGGIGVFCGSGGVEPQSETNWRYANESGVSRLIFVNKLDRVGADFYRVVAQVEKVLAATPLVMVLPIGIEDQFSGVVDLLTRKAWVWDDTGLPENYEIQDVPAEMVDQVEEWREKLIETAVEQDDDLMGKYLEGEEPSVEDIKRCVRKGTIALDFFPTYCGSAFKNKGMQLVLDAVVDYLPDPTQVLPQPEVDLEGNETGEFAIVDPDKPLRALAFKIMDDRYGALTFTRIYSGKLKKGDSVLNTFTGKTERIGRIVEMSADDREERDSAQAGDIVALIGLKHTQTGHTLCDPNKPATLEPMVFPDPVISVAVAPKDKAAAEKMGIAIGKMVAEDPSFRVETDEDSGETILKGMGELHLDIKVDILKRTHNVEVVVGKPQVAYRETITQKVEDTYTHKKQTGGSGQFAKIDYTIEPGEQGSGFEFESVVTGGNVPREFWPAVQKGFQKSLDKGVLAGYPCLDFKVTLVDGGYHPVDSSAVAYELAAAAAYRQSMPKAGPQLMEPVMKVDVFSPEDNVGDVIGDLNRRRGMIKSQEPGPTGVRVKADCPLSEMFGYIGDLRTMTSGRGQFSMEFSHYMPCPANVAEEVIKEAKERNAR, encoded by the coding sequence ATGATTGATTTGAGCAAATACAGAAACATCGGCATTTTCGCGCACGTGGATGCCGGCAAGACCACCACCACCGAACGTATCCTCAAGCTGAGCGGAAAAATCCACAAGCTGGGCGAGGTGCATGATGGCGAGTCCACCATGGACTTTATGGACCAGGAATCCGAGCGCGGCATCACCATCCAGTCCGCGGCCACCAGCTGTGCCTGGAAGGATCACCGTCTTAACATCATCGATACCCCCGGTCACGTGGATTTCACCATTGAGGTTTACCGTTCCCTGAAAGTACTGGACGGCGGTATCGGTGTGTTCTGTGGCTCCGGCGGTGTCGAGCCCCAGTCGGAAACCAACTGGCGCTACGCCAACGAATCCGGCGTGTCGCGCCTGATTTTCGTCAATAAGCTGGATCGCGTGGGTGCCGATTTCTATCGGGTGGTCGCCCAGGTGGAAAAAGTACTGGCCGCCACCCCGCTGGTCATGGTGTTGCCCATCGGTATCGAGGATCAGTTCTCCGGGGTGGTCGACCTGCTGACCCGTAAAGCCTGGGTCTGGGACGATACCGGCCTGCCGGAAAATTACGAAATCCAGGACGTCCCGGCCGAGATGGTCGATCAGGTCGAAGAGTGGCGTGAAAAGCTGATCGAAACCGCCGTCGAGCAGGACGACGATCTGATGGGAAAATACCTCGAAGGCGAGGAACCGTCGGTCGAGGATATCAAGCGTTGCGTCCGCAAGGGCACCATCGCGCTGGACTTTTTCCCCACTTATTGCGGTTCTGCTTTCAAGAACAAGGGCATGCAGCTGGTGCTGGACGCAGTCGTGGATTATCTGCCCGATCCGACCCAGGTCCTGCCGCAGCCGGAAGTCGACCTGGAAGGTAACGAGACGGGTGAATTCGCGATTGTCGATCCCGACAAGCCGCTGCGCGCGCTGGCCTTCAAGATCATGGACGACCGCTACGGCGCGCTGACCTTTACCCGAATCTACTCGGGTAAGCTGAAAAAAGGCGATAGCGTTCTGAATACTTTCACCGGCAAGACCGAGCGGATCGGCCGCATCGTGGAAATGAGCGCTGACGATCGTGAAGAACGCGATTCTGCCCAGGCCGGTGACATCGTGGCCCTGATCGGTCTCAAGCACACCCAGACCGGTCACACTCTGTGCGATCCCAACAAGCCGGCCACCCTGGAACCGATGGTGTTCCCGGATCCGGTGATCTCCGTCGCGGTCGCGCCGAAAGACAAGGCGGCTGCCGAGAAAATGGGTATCGCTATCGGCAAGATGGTAGCCGAGGATCCCTCATTCCGCGTCGAAACCGACGAGGACAGTGGCGAGACCATCCTCAAGGGCATGGGCGAGTTGCATCTGGATATCAAGGTGGACATCCTCAAGCGAACCCACAACGTGGAAGTCGTGGTCGGCAAGCCGCAGGTAGCCTATCGCGAAACCATTACCCAGAAGGTGGAAGATACCTACACCCACAAGAAACAGACCGGCGGTTCCGGTCAGTTCGCCAAAATCGATTACACCATCGAGCCGGGCGAACAGGGCAGCGGGTTCGAGTTTGAATCCGTGGTCACCGGCGGTAACGTGCCGCGTGAATTCTGGCCCGCCGTGCAAAAGGGCTTCCAAAAGAGCCTGGATAAAGGTGTGTTGGCCGGATACCCCTGCCTGGACTTCAAGGTGACCCTGGTCGACGGTGGCTATCACCCGGTGGATTCCTCGGCGGTGGCCTATGAGCTGGCTGCGGCTGCGGCCTATCGTCAATCCATGCCCAAGGCCGGTCCGCAGCTGATGGAACCGGTCATGAAGGTCGACGTGTTTTCTCCGGAAGATAACGTGGGTGATGTCATCGGTGACCTCAACCGCCGCCGCGGCATGATCAAATCCCAGGAACCGGGCCCCACCGGCGTGCGCGTCAAAGCCGATTGCCCGCTGAGCGAAATGTTCGGCTACATCGGCGATCTGCGTACCATGACCTCCGGCCGTGGCCAGTTCTCCATGGAGTTCTCGCACTACATGCCGTGTCCGGCCAATGTCGCCGAAGAGGTGATCAAGGAAGCCAAGGAGCGCAACGCCAGATAA
- a CDS encoding bacteriohemerythrin, whose amino-acid sequence MSQPAINMGSEEKLVEWSEELSVGIEEIDNQHKILVDLLNELHKAIVEHHGSEAAQRILAELLEYTRIHFAVEESLMRILGYPEYDEHKHHHELLLNEVHTLSQKLAEGKKSVNFELLHFLKMWLTKHIMEEDRQYTSHFISRGVQQSYEKRSWVGKFWNSLQHK is encoded by the coding sequence ATGTCGCAACCTGCCATCAACATGGGTTCGGAAGAGAAACTGGTCGAATGGTCCGAAGAGTTAAGTGTCGGTATCGAGGAGATCGATAATCAGCATAAAATTCTTGTTGATTTATTGAATGAACTGCACAAGGCGATCGTGGAACACCACGGCTCCGAAGCGGCGCAACGGATTCTGGCAGAGCTTTTGGAATACACTCGAATTCATTTTGCGGTCGAAGAGAGCCTGATGCGAATTCTCGGTTATCCCGAGTATGACGAGCACAAGCATCATCATGAATTATTGCTCAATGAAGTCCATACACTGAGCCAGAAGCTGGCCGAAGGCAAAAAATCGGTCAACTTTGAATTGCTCCATTTTCTCAAGATGTGGCTGACCAAGCACATCATGGAAGAGGACCGGCAATATACGTCACACTTTATCTCCAGGGGCGTCCAGCAAAGTTATGAAAAACGCTCCTGGGTGGGTAAATTCTGGAATTCCCTGCAACACAAATAG
- a CDS encoding CBS domain-containing protein: MSDKSSRELRREDFQQALKEFDTYIDITLEDIMQIDRMANKHARLRETEVLTVREIMTPKVITVTPDTPLSDAARILVEQRISGLPVTNDESKLVGVVTEADFLCAMGIPCHHPTHSVWQTLENMFRHPPRTTDMPSKVGDIMVDQVVSINENKTLHDVIELMKKHHIKRVIVTDDQDRVCGIITRSNLVQVLLRQML; the protein is encoded by the coding sequence ATGAGTGATAAGTCATCCCGTGAATTACGCCGAGAGGACTTCCAGCAGGCGCTCAAGGAGTTCGACACCTATATCGACATCACGCTGGAGGATATCATGCAAATTGATCGCATGGCCAACAAGCATGCCCGCCTGCGCGAAACAGAGGTGCTAACAGTCCGTGAAATCATGACCCCGAAGGTGATTACCGTCACACCCGACACACCCTTGTCCGATGCAGCGCGTATCCTTGTGGAACAACGTATCAGCGGACTACCGGTCACCAACGATGAGAGCAAACTGGTTGGCGTGGTCACCGAGGCCGATTTTCTTTGTGCCATGGGTATACCCTGCCATCATCCAACGCACAGCGTCTGGCAGACCCTGGAGAATATGTTCCGACACCCGCCGCGTACCACAGACATGCCTTCGAAGGTGGGTGATATCATGGTTGACCAGGTCGTCAGCATTAATGAAAACAAAACTCTGCATGACGTTATTGAACTGATGAAAAAACACCACATCAAGCGGGTTATCGTCACTGACGATCAAGACCGGGTCTGCGGTATTATCACCCGCTCCAACCTGGTACAGGTCCTGCTCCGGCAGATGTTATAG
- a CDS encoding Rrf2 family transcriptional regulator: MHLKRFTDFALRVLIYLALHPQRIISINEIARAFDMSRNHLLKVVNELVASKLVTTYRGKSGGLQLSKLPADINVGHLTRKLEGESPLINCTKPLCPILPACTLNQALDEAQQAFFDQLDRYTLADLIGNQQDRLVNLLAQTGSEANYE; encoded by the coding sequence ATGCATCTGAAACGTTTTACCGATTTTGCCCTGCGCGTGCTGATCTATCTGGCGCTGCACCCACAACGGATCATTTCGATCAACGAGATCGCCCGGGCATTTGATATGTCACGCAATCACCTGCTCAAAGTCGTCAATGAACTGGTGGCCAGCAAATTAGTCACCACCTACCGCGGTAAAAGCGGTGGTCTGCAACTGAGCAAGTTACCGGCCGACATCAACGTCGGCCATCTGACCAGAAAGCTGGAAGGCGAGTCGCCCCTGATCAATTGTACAAAACCGCTTTGCCCTATCCTGCCGGCTTGCACGCTGAACCAGGCATTGGATGAGGCGCAACAGGCATTTTTTGATCAGCTGGATCGTTATACACTCGCGGATCTGATTGGCAATCAACAGGACAGACTGGTCAACTTGCTGGCTCAAACCGGTTCGGAGGCAAATTATGAGTGA
- a CDS encoding cation transporter: protein MSGCCDNDCSVEQLHTRQRGTLQAVLLINAVMFGVIVTAALYADSSALLADSLDNLGDALTYALSLYAVSRGATIKARVALFKGALIFLAACVVAGQLVYRLIVPAVPVFELMGLFSVLALAANSVCLYLLWRHRHEDVNMSSVWECSRNDIAANISVFLAAGGVWLTGSPWPDWIVALALVILLLRSALRVITSALNELHRAAVVKKVG from the coding sequence ATGAGCGGTTGTTGCGACAACGACTGTTCCGTGGAGCAGCTTCACACGCGTCAACGGGGCACGCTGCAGGCGGTGTTGCTGATTAATGCGGTGATGTTCGGGGTTATTGTCACCGCCGCGCTGTATGCGGATTCGAGCGCGCTATTGGCGGACAGTCTGGATAACCTGGGTGATGCCCTGACCTACGCCCTCAGTCTCTACGCTGTGTCACGGGGTGCCACGATCAAGGCCAGGGTGGCTTTGTTCAAGGGCGCACTGATTTTTCTTGCCGCCTGTGTGGTGGCCGGACAGCTTGTCTATCGTCTGATTGTTCCTGCTGTGCCGGTATTTGAACTGATGGGCCTGTTCAGCGTGTTGGCCCTGGCTGCCAATAGTGTGTGTCTATACCTGTTGTGGCGACACCGACACGAAGATGTCAACATGAGTTCAGTATGGGAATGCTCACGCAACGACATTGCCGCGAACATCTCGGTATTCCTGGCCGCCGGCGGTGTGTGGCTAACAGGTTCGCCCTGGCCTGACTGGATTGTGGCACTGGCTCTGGTGATTCTGTTGCTGCGTTCCGCCCTGCGGGTCATTACCTCGGCGTTGAATGAACTACACCGCGCTGCAGTAGTCAAAAAAGTCGGCTGA